Part of the Halobaculum halobium genome, CCTCGGCTCGTACGACACCGAGCACGTGGTGTACTGACCGCCGGCGAACCGTTCCGGCAGGATCGCTCCGGCTGGCGAACAGGCGACGCCCCACGTCCGCGCCCCGACGCCGGCGTCGCGCACCCGCTGCCCGCCGGGGACCGTGCTCACCGCACGGCGGCTCTGGCCGCGGCCTCGGATTTCAACGTTCGCGAGAAAGGGGTCCGTCGCGGTCGTCAGCGTGTCAGCGGACCGCCGGGTCGCCGGCGCTGGCCCGAACGCCCCGTCACTCGGCGGCTGCGACCTCGCCGGCGTGGTACGCCTCCGCGTACTCGACGAAGTTGCTCAGGATCTGCAGGCCGGTCTCGCCGCTCTTCTCGGGGTGGAACTGCGTGCCGATCACGTTGCCCGCCTCGTTGGCAGCCACGGCCGCGAAGCGCCGGCCGTACTCGCAGGAGGCGATGGTGCGCTCGGTCACGTCCGCGCAGTACGAGTGGACGAAGTAGGCGTAGTCCCCCGCCTCGATCCCGTCCATGATCGGGTGGTCGCGCTCGGGCGTGAGCTCGTTCCAGCCCATGTGCGGCACCTTCACCGACCCAGAGAGGCGCTCGACGCGCCCCGGAATGAGGCCGAGCCCCTCGACGGTCTCGCCCTCGGGTGCGCCCTCGGTGCTCTCCTCGTACATGAGCTGGAGCCCGACGCAGACGCCCAGGATCGGCGTGTCCTCGGCTTTCGCTATCAGCACGTCGTGAAACGGCTCGGAGTTGTTCACGCATTCTTGAAACGCGCCGACGCCCGGAAGCACGAGCGCCTCCGCGTCGCGGATCGCGTCGGGGTCGTCGGAGACCACCACGTCCGCGCCGGCCCGTTCGAGCCCGCGGCGGAGGCTCCGGAGGTTACCCACGCCGTAATCGATGACGGTGACGTTCATATCCGATCTGCGGGACGGGCGGTGAAAACCGTTACCCGTCGCCGCCCGCGTCCGTAGCGTACCGCCGAGACCGAGTATCGAGGCGTGAAGCGGGCTACCACGCGTCCAGCGGTGTTTAATACCTGACGAGGTGTTCTCTGTATCGGTGATATTCCATGAGTAACATGACTCCCTTCGACGACATGAACCGGATGTTCGACCGTATGTCCCGCAACGTCGGGCGGATGGACTGGGGCGACCTCCACGGGATGCGACGCTCGGGCATCGACATCGACGTGGCCGAGTACGACGACGAGATCGCGGTGATGGCCGATCTTCCGGGGTTCGATCGCGAACACATCGACCTGACCGTCCGCGACGGCGTGCTCTCGATCCGCGCCGAGCGCGAGGTGCGTCGCGACGAGGGCGACGTCGCCGGCGACACCGGCGCGTACCTGCGCCGCGAGCGACGCGCCGAGTCGCTGCACCGCTCGATAACTCTCCCCGCTGAGGTCCGCGAGGAACACGCGAGCGCGACCTACTCGAACGGCGTGCTCACCGTTACCCTCCCCAAGATGTCCGTCGGCGAGGACGTCGACGAGGGCCACCACATCGACGTGAACGAATCGGACTGAGTTCACACCGATAGCGCCGCACGGGGCACCACGGCCAGTGCTCGGTCGCCCGCTTCTCGGTTCTTCTCGCCTGTCCTCGTCTTCTGTTTCTCCCGGGTCGTCTTCCCCGTTCATCTCCCGGGTCGTCTTCCCCGTTCCCCGGTTGCCCGTCCCCGTTCCTGGTTGTCCATTCCGCCTGCCAACTCCCGGTTTCGGTAAACTGCGGTCAGGCCGCTCCGACCGGCCGGTACCGACTTGAGCGTGCCAACCGTCGCCTCGACCGTGTCCACTGAACGCCGACCCGGAACCGTCCGCGACCGCGCCGTCGCGGGCGCCGCGTACGCGCTCGCGGCCGTCCACCTCGGGGTCTCGTTCGGTGGACTCGCCGCGTTCCTCGACGCGCCCGGCTGGACCGGCGGGTTCGCGGGACTCGTCGACGGTGCCCTGCTCGTCGCCGCGGTCGGCCTCGCGGGGCTTGCCGGCGCCTGGCGAGGCGGGCTGCCGGCGACGCCGACCGAGCGCGCCCGCCGCGTCGAACTTGCTGGCGGGCTGGTCGTGTTTCCGGGTGCGTGGGTCGCGCTGCTCGTCGCGTTCGTTCCCCGGAGTGTCCTCGCGGGCGTCCCGTTTGATCTCCTCCCGCTGGCGGCCAACGCCCTGCCGGCGCTGGCGGTGCTCGTCGTCGTGTACGGGTTCGGTCCGTTCGCGGCCGGCGAGGACGCCCGCCGCGACGTGGATCTGAACTGGAACGACCGGAACTGACGGCGGGACCTGGCGCCGACGCGGACCGCGCGCCGCCGACTACTCCGCGATGTCGATGGCGGGACGGCCCGGCTCGGCCTTGTTCGCGACGGCGTCGTCGGCGTCGTCGGCCGAACGGACGTAAACCGGAGCCTCGAACTCGCGCTCGATGAGCCAGGCGGCGGCCTCTAACGCCTCGTGCTCGCGGTCGGGCGCCAGCGCGGGCCGAAGCGCCTCGCGCTCGGCTTGCAGATCCTTCGCGTAGTCGGAGGCGGCCGACCCGTGTCGCTGGATGTCCGGGTTCTGCATCAGCTCTCCGACGAGGTTCGGCGCGTCGCTGTCGATGGCGATCGCCAGCGCCTCGTGTTTCCACTCGGGCGCGACGACCACGTCGACGCGCTCGGGGTCCTCGATCCCCGCCACGTCGACGATGTTGCGTACGTCCTCGCGGGTGTTCTCGACGAGTTGTCGGCGTCTGCTCGCCTCGTCGGTGTCCACGTCGGCGGTCGGCCAGTCGGCGTCGACCAGCAGCCCCCCGTCATCGGCCAGTTCGGCGTACAGTTCCTCGGTCAGGTGCGGCGCGACCGGCGCCAGCAGCTTCAGCGCGGCCGTCACCCCGCGCTCGAAGGTTGGCGCGTGTACCTCGTCGACGTACGCGCGGTAGCTGCGCAGCGTGCCGACCAACTGCTGCGCCTCCCGCGTTGCCAGGTCGAAGCCCAACTCGTCGAAGTTCTCGGTGGCGAGGGCGACGGCGGCGTCGACCTCCGAGCGGACGTACCGCGCGGCGTCCGCGTCGTCGCCGTCGGGATCGGCGTCGGCGAACGAGCGCACCGTCTCGGCCAACCGAGCCAGGAACCGGTGGGTCGACTTGACGCCCTCCTCGGACCAGTCGAACGCGGTGTCGGGCCGGGCGGCCTGCATCATGAACAGCCGCGCCGTGTCGGCGCCGTACTCGTCGACGATGCGCTGCGGGGAGACGGTGTTGCCCTTCGACTTGGACATCTTCTCGCCTTCCAACTGGACCATGCCCTGTCCCAACAGGTTCGTGAACGGTTCGCGGTGCTCCAGCATGTCCATGTCCGCGATGGCTTTCGTGGCGAACCGCGCGTACAGCAGGTGCATCACCGCGTGCTCCAGCCCGCCGACGTACTGGTCGACGGGCATCCAGTCGTTCGTGCGGCCCACGTCGAAGGGAGCGTCGTTCAGATCCGGCGAGACGTACCGCAGGAAGTACCACGAGGAGTCGACGAACGTGTCCATCGTGTCCGTCTCGCGGACGGCGTCGGCGCCGCAGTCCGGGCAGGTCGTGTGTTTCCACTCGGTGGCGGCGTCCAGCGGGTTCCCGGTCGTGTTGATGAACTCCGGCAGCTCGACCGGCAGGTCCCCCTCGGGAACCATGACGGGGCCGCAGTCGTCGCAGTGGATCACCGGGATCGGCGTCCCCCAGTAGCGCTGGCGGGAGATCAGCCAGTCGCGCAGGCGGTACTGCGTGTGGAACGCCGCGGAGTCGATGTCGGCGGTCAGTTCCTCCCGCGCCTCCGCGCTGGGCAGGCCGTCGTATTCACCGCTGTTGACCAACACGCCGTCTTCGGTGGAGGCGCCCTCGCTCACGTCGGGCGCTTCGGGATCGGCATCGTCGGTGTCGCCGTCCTCGCCCTCCTCCGGCTCGGGGGCGATGACGGGCGTGATCTCGACGCCCATGCGCTCGGCGAACGCGTGGTCGCGCTCGTCGTGGCCGGGGACGCCCATCAGCGCGCCCGTGCCAACGTCCGAGAGGACGAAGTCGGCGACGAAGACGGGCACCTCCTGGCCGGTTGCGGGGTTGGTGGCGGTCAGGCCCGTCTCGACGCCGTTCGGCTCGTCGCCGTCGGGGTCGGCGACCTCCTCGACGAAGTGGGCGACCTCGTCGTCCTCGGCGGCCAGTTCCTCCGAAATCGGGTGGTCCGGGGCCAGCGCGAAGAACGTCGCGCCGTGGATAGTGTCCAGTCGGGTCGTGAACGCTTCTACGGGTCCGTGGCCCTCGACGTCGAACTCGACGCGAGAGCCCTCCTGCTTCCCGATCCAGTTGCGCTGCATCTCGCGGACGCTGTCGGGCCACCCCTCCAGGTCGTCGATGGCCGAGAGCAGTTCGTCGGCGTACTCGGTGATCCCCAGCGTCCACTGGTCCAGTTCCCGCTGTTCGACCAGCGTGTCACACCGCCAGCAGTGCTCGTCCTCGCCCTCGACCTGTTCGTCGGCCAACACGGTCTCACAGGAGGGGCACCAGTTCACCTCGGCGGCGCGGCGCTCGACCAGTCCTTCCTCGTGGAACTGCTGGAACAGCCACTGGTTCCACTTGTAGTACTCCGGTTCGCAGGTGGTGATCTCGCGCTCCCAGTCGTAGCCGAACCCCATCGACTCCATCTGCCCGCGCATGGTGTCGATGCAGTCCATCGTCCAGTCGCGCGGGTTCGAGTCGCGCTCCTTGGCGGCGTTCTCGGCGGGCAGACCGAACGAGTCCCAGCCCATGGGGTGGAGCACGTCGTCGCCCTGCATCCGGCGGAAGCGAGCGTACGCGTCCGTGATCGTGTAGTTGCGGACGTGACCCATGTGGAGCTTCCCCGACGGGTACGGGAACATCCCAAGCACGTACGTCGGGTCATCGGCGTCGTCCGGTGTCCGGTAGGCGTCGGCCTCCGCCCACGCCTCCTGCCAGCGTCGCTCGACCGCCGTGTGGTCGTAACCCTCCTCGGACATTTCTTATCTGTCCGTTCGGCCGCTTCGACCCCTATACCTTTCCATCGAACACGGCGGGTGTTGCCAACACGGCACACGGTCGAGGAGTCGGCGGCACAACGCGTATCCTGTCAGCCGACGTAGGTGGGGACATGAGCACGGAGATCGACACTCAAGACGACGACGCCGGGCTGGTGAAGACCGTGTACCGGACGGTCACACCCGGCTACGACTCGCACTCGGACGACGGGATGAACGCCATCGGCTGGGCGATGTTCCTCGGGCTGCTCGTGATCCTGTTCCCGCTGCTCCCGTTCGTCGCCCTCGTCTGGGGCGTGACCAAGCTGATCGAGGTGATCGCCGGCGAGGACGAGGCCGGCGGGGACGAATGAGCGGCGTGCGTTACTCCGCCAGCCCGAGCAGGTCGAACGCGTAGCCGTTGTCGCGCTCGTTCGCGTGCTCGTACACGACGTGCGCGGCGGCGACGTCCTGGATCGCGAGGCCGGTCGAGTCGAAGACGGTGATCCCGTCGTCGGCCGTCCGACCC contains:
- the leuS gene encoding leucine--tRNA ligase; amino-acid sequence: MSEEGYDHTAVERRWQEAWAEADAYRTPDDADDPTYVLGMFPYPSGKLHMGHVRNYTITDAYARFRRMQGDDVLHPMGWDSFGLPAENAAKERDSNPRDWTMDCIDTMRGQMESMGFGYDWEREITTCEPEYYKWNQWLFQQFHEEGLVERRAAEVNWCPSCETVLADEQVEGEDEHCWRCDTLVEQRELDQWTLGITEYADELLSAIDDLEGWPDSVREMQRNWIGKQEGSRVEFDVEGHGPVEAFTTRLDTIHGATFFALAPDHPISEELAAEDDEVAHFVEEVADPDGDEPNGVETGLTATNPATGQEVPVFVADFVLSDVGTGALMGVPGHDERDHAFAERMGVEITPVIAPEPEEGEDGDTDDADPEAPDVSEGASTEDGVLVNSGEYDGLPSAEAREELTADIDSAAFHTQYRLRDWLISRQRYWGTPIPVIHCDDCGPVMVPEGDLPVELPEFINTTGNPLDAATEWKHTTCPDCGADAVRETDTMDTFVDSSWYFLRYVSPDLNDAPFDVGRTNDWMPVDQYVGGLEHAVMHLLYARFATKAIADMDMLEHREPFTNLLGQGMVQLEGEKMSKSKGNTVSPQRIVDEYGADTARLFMMQAARPDTAFDWSEEGVKSTHRFLARLAETVRSFADADPDGDDADAARYVRSEVDAAVALATENFDELGFDLATREAQQLVGTLRSYRAYVDEVHAPTFERGVTAALKLLAPVAPHLTEELYAELADDGGLLVDADWPTADVDTDEASRRRQLVENTREDVRNIVDVAGIEDPERVDVVVAPEWKHEALAIAIDSDAPNLVGELMQNPDIQRHGSAASDYAKDLQAEREALRPALAPDREHEALEAAAWLIEREFEAPVYVRSADDADDAVANKAEPGRPAIDIAE
- a CDS encoding DUF7535 family protein, whose product is MSTEIDTQDDDAGLVKTVYRTVTPGYDSHSDDGMNAIGWAMFLGLLVILFPLLPFVALVWGVTKLIEVIAGEDEAGGDE
- the hisH gene encoding imidazole glycerol phosphate synthase subunit HisH; translation: MNVTVIDYGVGNLRSLRRGLERAGADVVVSDDPDAIRDAEALVLPGVGAFQECVNNSEPFHDVLIAKAEDTPILGVCVGLQLMYEESTEGAPEGETVEGLGLIPGRVERLSGSVKVPHMGWNELTPERDHPIMDGIEAGDYAYFVHSYCADVTERTIASCEYGRRFAAVAANEAGNVIGTQFHPEKSGETGLQILSNFVEYAEAYHAGEVAAAE
- a CDS encoding Hsp20/alpha crystallin family protein yields the protein MSNMTPFDDMNRMFDRMSRNVGRMDWGDLHGMRRSGIDIDVAEYDDEIAVMADLPGFDREHIDLTVRDGVLSIRAEREVRRDEGDVAGDTGAYLRRERRAESLHRSITLPAEVREEHASATYSNGVLTVTLPKMSVGEDVDEGHHIDVNESD